The DNA segment agagagagagagagagagagagatcaacctATCATATCTTCGAGATGGTCTGCAACAACCAGTCACTGGAAGCAACTCAGTCAAATGGAGCAAGTAATGGATGCGGTCAATTGGGAGGGCAGCCACAGCCTCCTGTTCCTCTCATATAAGCTGCCATCCGCTCCTCGCAATCACAACTTCATCCTCAGCCATCGAAGCAGTCTCTCTCCTCTTCCATCCATCATGGGCAGGTCTCCTTGCTGCGAGAAGGCTCACACCAACAAAGGAGCGTGGACGAAGGAAGAAGACCTCCGGCTCATCTCCTACATTAACGCTCACGGCGAAGGATGCTGGAGATCTCTCCCAAAAGCCGCAGGTCTTTGCACCTCCCGTACTGTCACTCGATCTCCTCACCACTACCGTCTTTGCTGATATCGTGGTCTTTAGGCCTTCTACGGTGCGGCAAGAGTTGTCGGCTTCGCTGGATAAACTACCTCCGACCTGACCTCAAGCGCGGCAACTTcaccgaggaggaggacgagctcATCATCAACCTCCATAGCCTGCTCGGGAACAAGTACGCACTCCCTGCTCTTTGCTTCCATGGCGATTCGATAGCCGTCGTCCGGCTCGACTCAGAAGAATTCCTCGGTTTCGTGTTCGCAGATGGTCTGTGATCGCCAGGAGGTTACCGGGGaggaccgacaacgagatcaagaactactggaacacccacATCCGGCGCAAGCTCCTCGGCCGAGGGCTCGACCCGCAGACCCACCGCCCCATCGGTGGCGACTCGCAGTCCACCGCTTCCTGTGAGCAGCACGCGTGCAGCGGAGTGACCATGGTCGAGGGACGACGATGGTGCCCTGACCTCGACCTCACCATGGGCCTTCCCTACGCTTCCCCGAGGTCATCGACCTCGTCGGAGGTCCTGACCACAcccgcagaagcagaagcagaagccacAACGCCAGCTTCGGTGCTCCCCCACGTTCGAACGATCTGCTTCTGCTATCACCTGGGATTCCGAAGCAGCCAGGTCTGTAGCTGCCAAACCAGTTCCACCGGGCCTGTTCTCGGAGGAAGGGCAGCAAACCACTCATCTCGCGCCTCTTCTTCTGCCAGAGACCAATCTTGTTGACTCCATACAGGAGATATggttctttctcttctctttttagcGGTGTAAGAATGCCAAAAGGCGGCCTTTTGGATCGATGGTAAAGTAATTAGCAAGTGTTTAGGACGATGTGTAGTAGCGAAGAAGAAGATTGAGATCATGTTTTATGAATCATCTAACACATTTTTTTTGTTGATTATTTCTCTCATATGacgtcatatttttattttttttaatgataattcGATTGTCCTGTTCTTGAATATATAGTATAATTAAATTAAGGAAAACACCTGGCTGAAGCTTCCAATATCTAACTTAGCTCGAC comes from the Musa acuminata AAA Group cultivar baxijiao chromosome BXJ1-10, Cavendish_Baxijiao_AAA, whole genome shotgun sequence genome and includes:
- the LOC135594904 gene encoding myb-related protein 308-like, translating into MEQVMDAVNWEGSHSLLFLSYKLPSAPRNHNFILSHRSSLSPLPSIMGRSPCCEKAHTNKGAWTKEEDLRLISYINAHGEGCWRSLPKAAGLLRCGKSCRLRWINYLRPDLKRGNFTEEEDELIINLHSLLGNKWSVIARRLPGRTDNEIKNYWNTHIRRKLLGRGLDPQTHRPIGGDSQSTASCEQHACSGVTMVEGRRWCPDLDLTMGLPYASPRSSTSSEVLTTPAEAEAEATTPASVLPHVRTICFCYHLGFRSSQVCSCQTSSTGPVLGGRAANHSSRASSSARDQSC